From a region of the Thiorhodovibrio winogradskyi genome:
- a CDS encoding LysR family transcriptional regulator, with product MDIDQIKTFLAVAAHGRFLQAAERLHVTQSTVSARIGNLERVLGARLFVRNRQGATLTPAGQRFVRHAKTLMLTFEQARHEVGLPSRFRASLTVGARIALWDDWLPRWARRLGEMAPDVSLNTEIGFEDELMRRVVAGTLDLALMYGPRQGAGLRVEPLFDEQLILVGREPVTAALDDDYIYVDWGPTFYAQHRRAYPEMERPARTANIGWLALQLILSSGGSCFVPDRVAMPYLRTGRLRQIPGSPQLRLPAYVVYADDSASAERDLALALLREMTDTASGFVD from the coding sequence ATGGATATCGACCAGATCAAGACTTTTCTAGCCGTCGCTGCGCATGGCCGCTTTCTGCAAGCCGCTGAGCGCCTGCATGTTACCCAGTCGACGGTGAGTGCGCGCATCGGCAATCTTGAGCGGGTATTGGGTGCGCGGCTGTTCGTGCGTAATCGTCAGGGCGCGACCCTGACACCTGCCGGGCAACGATTTGTGCGCCACGCCAAGACCCTGATGCTGACCTTCGAGCAGGCGCGGCACGAGGTGGGTCTGCCGAGCCGCTTTCGCGCCAGCCTGACTGTCGGCGCGCGCATCGCGCTCTGGGATGACTGGCTGCCACGCTGGGCAAGGAGGCTGGGGGAGATGGCGCCGGATGTCTCGCTGAATACCGAGATTGGCTTCGAGGACGAGCTCATGCGGCGCGTCGTTGCCGGCACCCTCGATTTGGCACTGATGTACGGCCCACGTCAGGGTGCCGGACTGCGGGTGGAGCCTTTGTTTGACGAGCAGTTGATTTTGGTCGGGCGCGAACCTGTCACGGCGGCGCTTGATGACGACTACATCTACGTCGACTGGGGGCCTACCTTCTACGCCCAGCATCGGCGCGCCTATCCCGAGATGGAACGCCCGGCGCGAACCGCCAACATCGGCTGGCTGGCACTGCAACTGATCCTCTCGAGCGGTGGTAGCTGTTTCGTGCCTGATCGGGTGGCAATGCCCTATCTGCGCACCGGGCGCCTGCGCCAAATTCCCGGTAGCCCACAACTGCGTCTGCCGGCCTATGTGGTCTATGCGGACGATAGCGCATCGGCGGAGCGCGACCTGGCACTAGCACTGCTGCGCGAGATGACTGACACGGCGAGCGGATTCGTGGATTGA
- the cobU gene encoding bifunctional adenosylcobinamide kinase/adenosylcobinamide-phosphate guanylyltransferase, which translates to MTAERILILGGVRSGKSRLAERLARGRGWPVTYLATATPGEDAEMRARIAVHRGRRPADWALIEEPLYLASALRAATGPECCVLVECLTLWLANLLWAGDERLLERELAELRALLPDLPGQVIFVGNETNQGIIPVDALARRYCDLAGELHQDIARHCQRALLCVAGLPLVLKGPPLAGMEGE; encoded by the coding sequence ATGACGGCGGAACGTATTCTAATCCTCGGCGGCGTGCGCTCCGGCAAAAGCCGGCTGGCGGAGCGACTGGCGCGAGGGCGCGGCTGGCCCGTGACTTACCTGGCCACGGCGACCCCAGGCGAGGATGCGGAAATGCGCGCGCGCATCGCGGTCCATCGCGGGCGGCGCCCGGCCGACTGGGCCTTGATCGAAGAGCCGCTGTATCTGGCCTCGGCCTTGCGCGCGGCCACCGGCCCAGAATGCTGCGTGCTGGTTGAGTGCCTGACCCTGTGGCTGGCCAATCTGCTGTGGGCAGGGGATGAACGCCTGCTGGAGCGCGAACTGGCCGAGTTGCGCGCGCTCTTGCCAGACTTGCCCGGCCAGGTCATCTTTGTCGGCAACGAGACCAACCAGGGCATTATTCCAGTCGATGCCCTGGCCCGGCGGTATTGCGATCTGGCTGGTGAACTGCATCAGGACATCGCCCGCCACTGCCAGCGTGCATTACTGTGCGTGGCCGGCCTGCCGCTGGTGCTCAAGGGACCACCGCTGGCCGGAATGGAGGGCGAATGA
- a CDS encoding thiol:disulfide interchange protein DsbA/DsbL, which translates to MIPINRRLFHASLLALLFSTLWPLAGTADNLVEGRDWIPLETPVKGDDSETIEVLEFFSYGCPHCGQLNPLLKDWAAELPEDVSFRRVPVTFGRAAWANLARLYYSLELDELIDALDQAAFDAIGIERKRLFTDKAIFAWVEAQGQDAQAFEKTFNSFAVELALGKGRDLEQRMAIDAVPRIIIDGRYVVLNEGVRDYSELLQRADALIARAREARP; encoded by the coding sequence ATGATACCGATCAACCGTCGCCTGTTTCATGCCAGCCTGCTGGCGCTGCTTTTTTCCACATTGTGGCCGCTCGCCGGCACCGCCGATAATCTGGTCGAGGGGCGTGACTGGATCCCCTTGGAAACGCCCGTCAAGGGCGATGATTCCGAGACAATCGAGGTGCTGGAATTTTTCTCCTACGGCTGCCCGCACTGCGGCCAGCTCAACCCCTTGCTGAAAGACTGGGCAGCGGAGTTGCCCGAGGATGTGAGCTTCCGCCGTGTGCCAGTCACCTTTGGGCGCGCGGCCTGGGCAAACCTCGCGCGACTCTATTACAGCCTGGAACTCGATGAACTGATCGACGCGCTGGATCAAGCCGCCTTCGATGCCATCGGCATTGAGCGCAAGCGGCTGTTCACCGACAAGGCGATTTTTGCCTGGGTCGAGGCACAGGGGCAGGACGCCCAGGCGTTCGAGAAAACATTCAACAGCTTCGCGGTCGAATTGGCGCTAGGCAAGGGACGCGATCTGGAGCAGCGCATGGCCATAGACGCAGTCCCGCGCATCATCATCGATGGACGCTATGTAGTACTCAATGAAGGCGTCCGCGATTACTCTGAATTGCTGCAACGCGCCGATGCACTGATTGCGCGAGCGCGAGAGGCACGGCCTTGA
- the moaA gene encoding GTP 3',8-cyclase MoaA, translating into MDHLSLTDPFGRRIDYLRLSVTDRCDLRCGYCLPKGFKGFEKPANWLSFDEIVRVVGAFTTLGVRRVRLTGGEPLMRRMLPDLAARLSALPGLDDLSLSSNCTQMAEQARALADAGVRRLNVSLDSLRAKVFRQITGGDLCQVLRGIAAAAEAGMQPIRVNTVVMPGVNDDEIEDILDYCASHGFTLRLIETMPLGPSGQRVAGALGSLEPIKRRLARQFELIPDILPGGGPARYYRVGTTETRIGFITPLSRHFCATCNRVRLAVDGTLYLCLGQEHSLPVREHLRAGLGETELRELIRQAIALKPEHHNFNEQPGKIVRVMSMTGG; encoded by the coding sequence ATGGACCACCTTTCACTGACCGATCCCTTTGGCCGCCGCATCGACTACCTGCGCCTGTCAGTGACCGACCGCTGCGACCTGCGCTGCGGCTACTGTCTGCCCAAGGGCTTCAAGGGCTTCGAGAAACCGGCCAACTGGCTCAGCTTCGATGAGATCGTCCGGGTGGTGGGGGCTTTTACCACCCTCGGCGTCCGTCGGGTACGCTTGACTGGGGGCGAGCCCTTGATGCGCCGCATGCTGCCTGACCTGGCCGCGCGTCTGTCTGCCCTGCCCGGTCTGGATGATCTGTCTTTATCCAGCAATTGCACCCAAATGGCCGAGCAAGCCCGCGCGCTGGCCGATGCCGGGGTCCGACGCCTGAATGTCAGCCTCGACAGCCTGCGGGCCAAGGTGTTTCGCCAAATCACCGGCGGCGATCTTTGTCAGGTGTTGCGCGGCATCGCGGCGGCGGCTGAAGCAGGCATGCAGCCGATCCGGGTCAATACCGTGGTCATGCCGGGGGTGAACGATGACGAGATCGAGGACATCCTCGACTACTGCGCGAGCCACGGCTTCACACTGCGCTTGATCGAGACCATGCCGCTGGGTCCAAGCGGACAAAGGGTTGCCGGCGCCCTTGGAAGCCTGGAGCCGATCAAACGACGCCTCGCGCGGCAGTTCGAGCTGATCCCGGATATTCTGCCGGGCGGGGGTCCGGCGCGTTACTATCGCGTCGGCACCACCGAAACTCGTATTGGCTTCATCACCCCCCTGTCGCGTCACTTTTGCGCCACCTGCAACAGGGTGCGATTGGCTGTCGATGGCACGCTCTATCTGTGTCTTGGTCAGGAACACAGTCTGCCGGTGCGCGAGCACTTGCGCGCCGGTCTTGGCGAAACCGAACTGCGCGAACTGATCCGCCAGGCGATTGCCCTCAAGCCCGAGCACCACAACTTCAACGAACAGCCTGGGAAGATTGTCCGCGTCATGAGCATGACCGGCGGCTAA
- a CDS encoding P-loop NTPase family protein, producing the protein MGSDHIQHGRRGPRHDLPADSGSSLASSQEPLIVTQPALPALRAALEAIENRGTGVRSEVVGRYRGA; encoded by the coding sequence ATGGGTTCCGATCATATCCAACATGGAAGGCGCGGCCCGCGCCATGATCTACCCGCCGACTCCGGCAGCAGCCTGGCCTCCAGCCAAGAACCCCTCATTGTTACCCAGCCAGCGTTACCAGCGCTGCGCGCTGCACTCGAGGCCATCGAGAACCGCGGCACAGGCGTTCGCTCAGAGGTGGTGGGCCGCTATCGCGGCGCGTGA
- a CDS encoding cation-translocating P-type ATPase has product MLWYQLPPEDVLSTLETNDQGLSSDEATKRQAIHGENAISVRKTPAWERFLKQFKDPMSLILLATAMVTGLLTLFGAHLLPDTMVILSVVVLNACVGFYLEGKAENAIEALKSMMVPECMVLRDQGLVRIPSKQLVPGDIIELEGGDKIPADVRFIRLHNAQVDESSLTGESVPVTKTTTPIEGDQVVPGDQKNMGFSGTYLTQGTAKAVVVEIGDKTIFGEIAGMVKAAAAHSTPLQRKLARFIKTLIIAIMSIGAVNFVVGIYLGYEISYSLLGAISLVVAAIPEMLPALVTAVLAKSGNAMAAKNAIVANLPAAETLGATSVICSDKTGTLTENRMTVTDVFAAGQAFGVSGVGYDLHGQFSQDGAPIDAAAHPALRRLLEIGFFCNNAHLNDEGHSIGDPTEIALLISGAKAGLNKDRQQRVEEIPFDSTTKYMAVLADYQGERYLFVKGAPEILLEMCASATDADGSETHLNREAYLEAARTFARQALRTLGFAFKRVPNDHADLLHEDLHDLCFAGLQGMIDPPKESAKQAVANCKSAGIRTVMVTGDHPLTAQAVAAQLGIPADRVLAGTDLNDMDPEQLRREVEAVSVFARVAPEHKQQIAAAFQANGHVVAMTGDGVNDAPALKQADIGVAMGKEGTEVARQAADMVLADDNFATIVTAVEEGRHAWKNLQKAILYTLPTNAAQALLIMGAIILAAYVPLFGERFVLEPIQILWINLLDSLLLTLPLMMEPKERGLLSHPPRDAKANIIDGLFIQRVILLGIAISLPGFGIYYFFGSPALVNGELVDPLLLTQAQTAAFWAILFAHFGYVFSARSIDQSVFSFSPYSNKWLLAGVGLSIAIRLIPTFAPATSSWFKTADFPILWWPLILLCFLPSLLAIEADKYLRQAWKRLRSRF; this is encoded by the coding sequence GTGCTTTGGTACCAACTACCACCAGAAGACGTCCTATCCACCCTAGAGACCAACGACCAGGGCCTGTCATCGGACGAGGCGACCAAACGCCAGGCCATCCATGGCGAAAACGCCATCAGCGTGCGCAAGACGCCCGCCTGGGAGCGGTTCCTGAAACAATTCAAGGACCCCATGTCGCTGATTCTGCTGGCCACGGCCATGGTCACCGGCCTGCTGACGCTCTTTGGCGCCCATTTGCTGCCGGACACCATGGTGATTCTCTCGGTGGTGGTGCTCAATGCCTGTGTCGGCTTTTATCTGGAGGGTAAGGCCGAGAACGCCATTGAGGCACTTAAGTCGATGATGGTGCCCGAGTGCATGGTGCTGCGCGATCAGGGCCTGGTGCGCATCCCGTCAAAACAGCTAGTGCCCGGCGACATTATCGAACTGGAAGGCGGCGACAAAATTCCTGCCGATGTGCGCTTTATCCGTTTGCACAATGCGCAGGTCGATGAATCCTCCCTGACCGGCGAATCCGTGCCCGTGACCAAAACCACCACGCCCATCGAAGGCGATCAGGTGGTCCCCGGGGACCAGAAAAACATGGGCTTTTCCGGCACCTACCTGACCCAGGGCACCGCCAAGGCGGTAGTGGTGGAGATCGGCGACAAAACGATCTTTGGCGAGATCGCCGGCATGGTCAAGGCCGCGGCAGCCCATTCCACCCCCTTGCAACGCAAGCTCGCGCGCTTCATCAAAACGCTGATCATCGCCATCATGAGCATTGGCGCGGTCAACTTTGTCGTTGGCATCTACCTCGGCTACGAGATTTCCTACAGCCTGCTTGGCGCCATTTCCCTGGTGGTGGCCGCCATTCCGGAGATGCTCCCGGCGCTGGTCACCGCGGTGCTGGCCAAGTCCGGCAACGCCATGGCAGCCAAGAACGCCATTGTCGCCAATTTGCCAGCCGCCGAAACCCTTGGGGCGACCTCGGTGATCTGCTCGGACAAAACCGGCACCCTGACCGAAAACCGCATGACTGTGACCGATGTCTTCGCCGCCGGGCAGGCCTTTGGGGTCTCGGGTGTTGGCTACGACCTGCACGGCCAGTTCTCCCAGGACGGCGCGCCCATTGACGCGGCCGCCCATCCGGCACTGCGCCGACTGCTGGAGATCGGCTTTTTCTGCAACAACGCCCATCTCAACGACGAAGGCCACAGCATCGGCGACCCGACCGAGATCGCCCTGCTGATCTCCGGGGCCAAGGCGGGTCTCAACAAGGACCGCCAGCAGCGCGTCGAGGAGATCCCCTTCGATTCGACCACCAAATACATGGCGGTGCTGGCCGACTATCAGGGCGAGCGCTATCTCTTTGTTAAAGGCGCGCCGGAGATTCTGTTGGAGATGTGCGCCAGCGCCACGGACGCCGATGGGAGCGAGACCCATCTCAACCGCGAGGCCTATCTTGAGGCGGCCAGAACCTTCGCCCGCCAGGCGCTGCGCACCCTGGGCTTCGCCTTCAAGCGAGTGCCGAACGATCATGCCGATCTGCTACACGAGGATCTGCACGACCTCTGCTTCGCCGGCCTACAGGGCATGATCGACCCGCCCAAGGAAAGCGCGAAACAGGCGGTGGCCAACTGCAAGTCAGCGGGCATTCGCACCGTCATGGTCACCGGCGACCACCCCCTGACCGCCCAGGCGGTGGCCGCTCAGCTTGGCATTCCAGCGGACCGAGTCCTGGCTGGGACCGACCTCAATGACATGGACCCGGAGCAACTGCGCCGGGAGGTCGAAGCCGTCTCGGTCTTCGCCCGGGTCGCGCCCGAGCACAAGCAGCAAATCGCCGCCGCCTTCCAGGCCAATGGCCATGTGGTGGCCATGACCGGCGATGGTGTCAATGACGCGCCGGCACTCAAGCAGGCCGACATCGGCGTGGCCATGGGCAAGGAAGGCACCGAGGTGGCGCGTCAGGCCGCCGACATGGTGCTGGCCGATGATAATTTCGCCACCATCGTCACCGCCGTCGAGGAAGGCCGCCATGCCTGGAAGAACCTGCAAAAGGCCATTCTCTATACCCTGCCGACCAATGCCGCCCAGGCACTGCTGATCATGGGCGCGATCATTTTGGCCGCTTATGTGCCTCTGTTTGGCGAGCGCTTTGTACTTGAGCCCATTCAGATTTTGTGGATCAACCTGCTCGATTCCCTGCTGCTGACCCTGCCGCTGATGATGGAACCCAAGGAACGCGGTCTGCTGTCGCATCCGCCGCGCGACGCCAAGGCCAACATCATCGATGGACTCTTTATTCAGCGCGTCATCCTGCTCGGCATCGCCATCTCCCTGCCCGGCTTCGGCATCTATTACTTTTTTGGCTCTCCCGCCCTGGTCAACGGCGAACTGGTCGATCCGCTGCTACTGACCCAGGCGCAAACGGCCGCCTTCTGGGCCATTTTGTTCGCGCATTTTGGCTATGTCTTCTCGGCGCGTTCCATCGACCAATCGGTGTTCAGCTTCAGCCCTTACAGCAACAAGTGGCTGCTCGCCGGCGTGGGCCTTAGCATCGCCATCCGGCTGATTCCAACCTTCGCACCAGCGACCTCAAGCTGGTTCAAGACGGCCGATTTTCCCATCCTGTGGTGGCCGCTGATCCTACTGTGCTTCCTGCCCAGCCTGCTGGCAATCGAGGCCGACAAGTATCTGCGCCAGGCATGGAAACGCCTGCGTTCGCGGTTTTAG
- a CDS encoding N-acetylglutaminylglutamine amidotransferase: MCGICGELRFDGAPAELGRITRMMEKLVPRGPDHGGSYSDGAMAFGHRRLAIIDLSVRANQPMVDQRLGLALVFNGTIYNYPELRGELRALGYDFFSDGDTEVILKAWQAWGEDCVARFDGMFAFALWDANRRVLFLARDRFGIKPLYWTRDDRSFRFASSSQSLLAGGAFDTSIDPVALHHLFTLHAVVPAPRTVLKGLRKVEPAHWLRIDAGGSEQGGCYWRLNATREPVARSESDWVDAVHERLMQSVRKRLEIADVPVGVLLSGGLDSSLLVALLAEAGARDLMTFSVGFEDTPEEAGSEFLYSDQVVARYDTRHHRFLVPNDEVLRRLPEAVDAMAEPMFGQDAVAFFLLAEQVSREIKVVQSGQGADEVFGGYFWYPRIATETAGTPVERLRQHYFDRDHAEYLRLVSAAYAGADHTEALLAERLAEPDADDIIDAVLRLDVTTLIVDDPVKRVDNMTMAWGLEARVPFLDHHLVELAARCPPELKLREGGKHLLKGVARGRLPDAVIDRPKGYFPMPALKYVRGDFLDFMRDILNSQACRERGLYQRSMVAELLAAPDQHHTRIQGSKLWQLALLEYWLQRHL, encoded by the coding sequence GTGTGCGGAATCTGTGGCGAATTGCGTTTTGATGGCGCCCCGGCGGAGCTTGGCCGCATCACGCGCATGATGGAAAAGCTCGTGCCGCGCGGGCCGGATCATGGCGGCAGCTATAGCGATGGCGCCATGGCCTTTGGGCATCGGCGCCTGGCCATTATTGATTTGTCGGTGCGCGCCAATCAGCCCATGGTGGATCAGCGCCTGGGGCTCGCGCTGGTGTTCAACGGCACCATTTACAATTATCCCGAATTGCGCGGGGAATTGCGCGCGCTGGGCTATGACTTCTTCTCCGACGGCGATACCGAGGTCATTCTCAAGGCCTGGCAGGCCTGGGGCGAGGACTGTGTCGCACGCTTTGATGGCATGTTCGCCTTCGCGCTTTGGGATGCCAACCGCCGGGTGCTTTTTTTGGCCCGTGATCGGTTTGGCATCAAGCCGCTGTATTGGACGCGCGATGACCGAAGTTTTCGCTTTGCCTCCAGCAGCCAGTCGTTGTTGGCCGGTGGCGCCTTCGATACCAGCATCGATCCGGTCGCGCTGCATCATCTGTTTACCCTGCATGCGGTGGTACCGGCACCTCGCACCGTCCTCAAAGGTCTGCGCAAGGTCGAACCGGCGCATTGGCTGCGCATCGATGCCGGTGGCAGCGAGCAGGGTGGCTGCTACTGGCGACTGAATGCCACCCGCGAACCGGTTGCCCGCTCGGAGTCCGACTGGGTTGATGCCGTGCACGAGCGGCTCATGCAGTCGGTGCGCAAGCGCCTGGAAATCGCCGATGTGCCGGTCGGGGTCCTGCTCTCCGGCGGGCTCGACTCCAGCCTGCTGGTGGCGCTGCTCGCCGAGGCCGGGGCGCGGGATCTGATGACCTTCTCGGTCGGCTTTGAGGACACTCCGGAAGAAGCCGGCAGCGAGTTCCTCTATTCCGATCAGGTGGTCGCGCGCTATGACACTCGCCATCATCGCTTTTTGGTGCCGAACGATGAAGTTCTGCGCCGTCTGCCCGAGGCGGTGGATGCCATGGCCGAACCCATGTTCGGCCAGGACGCCGTGGCCTTTTTTCTGCTCGCCGAGCAGGTCTCGCGCGAGATTAAAGTGGTGCAGTCGGGGCAGGGCGCCGATGAGGTGTTCGGTGGCTATTTCTGGTATCCACGCATTGCCACCGAGACTGCAGGCACGCCGGTCGAGCGGTTGCGCCAGCACTATTTCGACCGCGATCATGCCGAGTATCTGCGCCTGGTGAGCGCGGCCTACGCGGGTGCCGACCACACCGAGGCGCTGCTGGCCGAACGCCTGGCCGAACCCGATGCCGATGACATCATCGACGCCGTGCTGCGCCTGGATGTGACCACCCTGATCGTGGATGATCCCGTCAAACGGGTGGATAACATGACCATGGCCTGGGGGTTGGAGGCGCGGGTGCCTTTTCTGGATCATCATCTGGTCGAATTGGCCGCGCGTTGTCCACCGGAACTGAAACTGCGCGAGGGTGGCAAGCATTTACTCAAGGGTGTCGCGCGCGGTCGACTGCCGGATGCGGTCATCGACCGGCCCAAGGGCTATTTTCCCATGCCGGCGCTCAAATATGTGCGTGGAGATTTTCTGGATTTCATGCGCGATATTCTCAATTCCCAGGCCTGCCGCGAGCGCGGACTCTATCAGCGGAGCATGGTCGCTGAACTGCTGGCCGCGCCAGACCAGCACCACACTCGCATCCAGGGCAGCAAATTGTGGCAACTGGCGCTGCTTGAGTATTGGCTGCAGCGGCATCTCTGA
- a CDS encoding TusE/DsrC/DsvC family sulfur relay protein, whose amino-acid sequence MSARNLSAKAGPFNAPKASGGTAMAPTDQDGYLLNPEDWSEAFTHALAAREGLRLTPRHWAVIYYLRGCFQGQRIPAGCCDLDTILHFRAYWPRVSGQPRWFPGLFPGGGLREQGHRLAGLPRLDKASGCRLDA is encoded by the coding sequence ATGTCCGCACGCAATTTATCCGCCAAGGCTGGCCCGTTTAACGCCCCGAAGGCCTCCGGCGGCACTGCGATGGCGCCCACTGATCAGGACGGTTATCTGCTGAATCCAGAGGACTGGTCCGAGGCCTTCACACATGCCCTGGCCGCGCGTGAAGGTCTGAGGCTGACACCCAGACACTGGGCGGTAATCTATTATTTGCGCGGCTGCTTTCAGGGCCAGCGTATTCCCGCTGGCTGTTGCGATCTCGATACCATCCTGCATTTTCGTGCTTACTGGCCGCGAGTGTCGGGACAGCCGCGCTGGTTCCCGGGACTGTTCCCGGGCGGCGGACTCCGTGAGCAGGGGCACCGACTCGCCGGACTCCCGCGCCTGGATAAAGCAAGCGGGTGCCGGCTCGACGCTTGA
- a CDS encoding disulfide bond formation protein B — protein sequence MIRLAPRPVWILLALITAATALASLVLTPWLDLDPCHLCIFERTLFMLLALLATLTAALWRPDWRRFVARASALLFLALAALGSGVAAYQSWLQWQPVDTISCIGGPPGPIERLVEWLGQQMPALFLASGFCEDTELVILGLSLANLAFVVFGAALAAGIWALWRGWRPSQEGLDRLPSANKPERQNA from the coding sequence ATGATCCGGCTTGCGCCTCGCCCTGTCTGGATACTCCTGGCCCTGATCACGGCCGCCACCGCGCTGGCCAGCCTGGTGCTGACCCCCTGGCTGGATCTGGACCCCTGCCATTTGTGCATTTTCGAGCGCACTCTCTTCATGCTGCTGGCGTTGCTGGCGACCCTGACCGCCGCGCTGTGGCGGCCGGACTGGCGGCGCTTCGTGGCACGCGCAAGCGCGCTGCTGTTTCTCGCCCTCGCCGCGCTCGGCAGTGGCGTGGCGGCCTACCAAAGCTGGCTGCAATGGCAGCCGGTCGATACCATCTCCTGCATCGGTGGTCCACCCGGCCCAATCGAACGACTGGTGGAGTGGCTTGGCCAGCAGATGCCCGCGCTCTTTCTCGCCAGCGGCTTCTGCGAGGATACCGAGTTGGTGATTCTCGGCCTGTCGCTGGCCAACCTGGCCTTTGTGGTCTTCGGCGCGGCATTGGCCGCCGGCATTTGGGCGCTGTGGCGCGGCTGGCGCCCCAGTCAAGAGGGCTTGGACAGGCTGCCGAGCGCCAACAAGCCTGAGCGCCAAAACGCCTGA
- the btuB gene encoding TonB-dependent vitamin B12 receptor: MTHRLAGFPRSAALTMGLLTAALFSSLALAAVEDVTNLDPIVVTATRMPETTGQMLSSVSVIERAEIERRQAGILTDILRGLPGVAISRSGGPGQPTSVFLRGTESDHTLVLIDGVKIGSATLGTVPWQNIPVEQIERIEVVRGPRSSLYGSEAIGGVIQIFTRKGGGAAEPLKARVTAGAGSYQSVEGHLGLSGSTDRAWFDAGLGFERTDGFNACSGEPNVGGCFVDEPDPDGYRNDNGALRAGYRFSDQLEADVHVLRAASDTDYDGSAFAGNASKGVLQVAGINLTLQASEHWSSKLSLARSWDDSTIYFDDDEINRYDTRRDSLSWLNTLSLSAGQQLGLGLDYQYDLVDTQPRYERDSRRNLGVFGEYLITLGPQDWQLSLRHDDNEQFGGHTTGSVGWGYRLPNRLRLTASLGTAFKAPTFNELYYPGFGNPDLEPETARSGELGLSGPHPWGDWGLSLYQTDIEDLIAFDATTFAPANLDSARIRGIELWSVARIADWDLDANLTLLDPRNTSSGADNDKLLARRPEQSLRLDADRRFGRVGIGGTLTLEGRRYDDFANQIRLDGFALLDLRAEYAFSRALVIQGRVENLFNQDYETAAFYNQPGRSFFVTLRYAP, encoded by the coding sequence ATGACCCATCGACTTGCGGGCTTTCCGCGGTCCGCCGCCCTAACAATGGGGCTGCTCACTGCCGCCCTGTTTTCCTCGCTCGCGCTGGCGGCTGTGGAGGATGTGACCAACCTTGATCCCATTGTGGTGACCGCGACACGGATGCCGGAAACCACGGGGCAGATGCTCTCTTCCGTGAGCGTCATTGAGCGGGCCGAGATCGAGCGCCGGCAGGCGGGCATCCTAACCGATATTCTGCGCGGCCTGCCAGGTGTGGCCATCAGCCGTTCTGGCGGACCTGGACAGCCCACCTCGGTGTTTTTGCGCGGCACTGAATCGGACCATACGCTGGTGTTGATTGACGGGGTCAAGATCGGCTCCGCCACCCTTGGCACTGTCCCCTGGCAAAATATCCCGGTGGAGCAGATTGAGCGCATCGAGGTGGTGCGCGGGCCGCGCTCGAGCCTCTATGGCTCCGAGGCCATCGGTGGGGTGATTCAGATTTTTACCCGCAAGGGTGGCGGCGCGGCCGAGCCGCTCAAGGCCAGAGTGACCGCTGGTGCCGGCAGCTATCAGTCGGTTGAAGGGCATCTCGGGCTCTCGGGCAGCACCGATCGTGCCTGGTTCGATGCGGGCCTGGGCTTTGAACGCACGGACGGCTTCAACGCCTGCTCCGGAGAGCCCAATGTCGGCGGCTGCTTTGTCGATGAGCCGGATCCTGACGGCTATCGCAACGACAATGGCGCGCTCAGGGCGGGTTACCGGTTTTCCGATCAGCTGGAGGCGGATGTGCATGTTCTGCGCGCCGCCAGCGACACCGACTATGACGGCAGTGCCTTTGCCGGCAATGCCAGCAAGGGTGTGTTGCAGGTCGCCGGTATCAATCTGACCCTGCAAGCCTCGGAGCATTGGTCAAGCAAGCTCTCACTGGCGCGGTCGTGGGATGACTCCACGATTTATTTCGACGACGATGAGATCAATCGCTACGATACGCGCCGCGACAGCCTGAGCTGGCTGAATACGCTGAGCCTGAGCGCCGGGCAGCAGCTCGGCCTGGGGCTGGATTACCAGTATGACCTGGTCGACACGCAACCTCGCTATGAAAGGGATAGCCGGCGCAATCTTGGGGTGTTTGGCGAATATCTGATCACACTTGGGCCGCAAGACTGGCAGCTTAGTCTGCGCCATGACGACAATGAGCAGTTCGGCGGCCATACTACGGGAAGTGTTGGCTGGGGCTATCGGTTGCCAAACCGCTTGCGGCTGACAGCCTCCCTTGGCACAGCCTTCAAGGCGCCCACCTTCAACGAACTCTATTATCCCGGCTTTGGCAATCCCGATCTGGAACCGGAAACCGCCCGCAGCGGTGAACTGGGTCTCAGCGGTCCGCATCCCTGGGGCGATTGGGGCTTGAGCCTCTATCAGACGGATATCGAGGATCTAATCGCCTTCGATGCCACCACTTTTGCCCCGGCCAATCTGGATTCGGCTCGCATTCGCGGCATCGAGTTGTGGTCGGTGGCGCGCATCGCCGACTGGGATCTGGACGCCAATCTGACGCTGCTCGATCCGCGCAATACCTCCAGCGGGGCGGACAATGACAAACTGCTTGCCCGCCGACCCGAGCAAAGCCTGCGCTTGGATGCCGACCGCCGCTTTGGTCGGGTCGGTATCGGCGGTACTCTGACGCTGGAAGGACGTCGCTATGATGACTTTGCCAATCAGATTCGGCTCGATGGTTTCGCGCTACTGGATTTGCGTGCGGAATACGCTTTCAGTCGCGCTCTTGTGATCCAGGGGAGGGTGGAAAATCTCTTTAACCAGGACTATGAAACCGCTGCTTTCTATAATCAGCCCGGGCGGAGCTTCTTCGTCACCCTGCGCTATGCGCCTTGA